In Paenibacillus xylanilyticus, the genomic window TGACCTGCATTTTATTTGTAATCATGTCTATGGCAGGTTCGTTGTTCTCGGTCTGGAAGGTTACCAAAATTGATGCGCTTGATGCGATTGGGAGGACGGCAGCATGAGAAACCGATTGGTATTGCAGGGAATTACACAGACCTTTGAGGATGGCGGGGTCAAACGTACGATACTGGATAAGCTGGATCTTGAAGTTGCGGAAGGCGAACTTGTTGCGGTCATGGGTCCTTCCGGTTCAGGCAAAAGTACATTTCTGTCCATTGCAGGTGCACTTCTTGAACCAACGGAGGGGCAGGTTCTGCTCGATGGTGTATCGATCATGGGCAAAAATAGGCAGGACATTTCCGATGTGAGGCTTGAACAGCTCGGTTTTATTTTTCAAAGCGCCAACCTTATTCCTTATCTGAAAGTCGAAGAGCAGCTGATGGTCGTTGCGAAGCTTGCCGGAACGGACAAAAACACGGCCGCGAAGCGAGTGGATGAGCTGCTTCATACGGTAGGCTTATCTCACCGTCGTAAAGCATATGCCGAGAAGCTGTCTGGCGGGGAACGTCAGCGGGTTGCCATTGCACGGGCGTTGATGAATGATCCGGCTGTGCTGCTGGCGGACGAACCGACAGCCAGTCTGGATGCAGATCGGGGGCTCGATATTGTTGGCATGATTGCGAAGCTGGTTGCAGAGCAGGGCAAGAGTGCGGTAATGGTTACGCATGATGAGCGGGTTCTTCCGCTGTGTAATCGGGTTCTCTTTTTGGAAAACGGGAAACTGGTGCACAAATAAGGCGCATGCCATGAGATCGTATTGTTCTCTGAATCTATGATGAGAAGGTCACCTATTCCATGAGGGAAGGTGGCCTTTTTTCTATCCTTTCATCTATAATTGAAGAAAGAATGAAGTGGAAGATTTTACTTTATCTAGAGAGGGTCTGATGCTTGATGCAAAGCTTAGATATTGAACATTTTCCTGCACTGAGTACCTCTATTCATTGGGGGACGGTGACGGCGGAGTTCAGGTTGAACAATATCGTGGATGAGGCGCTGGTGAGCAACGTGAGCATTATCCCTTTCATCGGGAAGCATTGCGTGGTGTTTCAACTGGATAATGGCAAGTGGGAGCTGCCGGGAGGAACATTGGAACCTGGAGAGAGATATTCAGAAGCATTGAAGCGTGAAGTGATGGAAGAGCTGGGTGCGGAGCTGCGGTCGTATCGAATATTCGGTCAATTCTATTGCGCATCTGACGCCACTGAGCCGTATCGACCACATATTCCACATCCTCATTTTGTGAGAGTAATTGGATATGGAGATGTTGAACTTGTAGGTGATCCGCTGAATCCGGTGGATGGAGAGCAGGTTGTTGCCGTAGAGGTAGTAGAGATTGCTGAAGCCATTCGGAGATTTCAGGAGCAGAATAGACATGATATTGCGGAGATGTATCAATTGGCTTATGTACTGAGGGAAGAAGATAAACGTAAGGAACAAAGATGATGTCCAAGTTCAATATACCTAATTTAATTCTAACGGAGGTCAACATGATTCGAGAACAAATCGATAAGATGTTAGACGTTTTGCCTGAAAGTGAACTGAATGTGGCGTACTCGCGGATCGAGCTTGTATATCGTAGATATATGTTTGAACAAAATCTGGAGAATAAGGGCGTTCAGGTGACGGAACTGTGTGAGGAATCGGAGGGCATTACTCAGCAGTGGGATGAGGTATTTGCCGGCAATCTGGATGACGAGGCAAAAGAAGCGATCTACTACAGCGAATATAAATGGCATATGTTTAGTTATAAGAAACAAGCGTGTTTAACGGGCAATTCAGCACGAGATGCTTTTGATGCCGAGATCAAAAATGACTTGTATGTCATGTACCAACATACGCCGTTCATCCAGGTCTATGAGAATGCGATGGCAGTCGTTGCAGCGGACTTTGATTCTAAACAAGATATCTATATCTTTGACCAGGAGTTTACCTGGACCTATGTACATACGCATGAAGACATGTGTGGGCCTTATTTTTATAAAATTAGTCCATTAAAGTAACATTACTCAGCAGAATTCCATTTCAACGAATCATTGTGCAAAAGGAGATATCCCAATGCGTAAGAAGCTCGTTAAAATATCCAAACGCTTCCTGATTTTCATTTTGCTTATGGTCATAATCTCGCTTATATTTCCGACATGGACACCAGGAATTAGGGGAGAGAACAGTATTAGCACGATGAGGCAAGTTGAGATTAACGGCGCAGGCCATGAGGTTATGATTCGGGGAACGAATCGGGACAATCCCATCCTTATCTTTGTACACGGTGGTCCGGGATGCTCCGAAATTCCTTATGTCAGAAAATATCAAGAGGAGCTCGAACAGCATTTTACCATTGTGCATTATGATCAACGCGGGAGTGGAAAGTCTTATCACTTTCTGGAGGATTATTCAGAGTTGACAACGGATGTGCTTGTAGAGGATTTATTGGCATTAACCGATTATGTAACTGAGGAACTTGGACAGGATAAGGTCAGTTTGGTAGGTCACTCATTTGGTACATACATAGGAACGAAGGCTGCCGCCAAGGCACCAGACAAATTCCATGCATACATCGGTATTGGGCAAGTCGCTGATCATGTACAGAGTGAGCTGGATAGTCTGGATTACATCCTTGCTCAGGCGAAGCAGGCTGGTCATTCAGAGGACGTGGCAAGTCTGGAACGTCTAAGAAGTCCAATTGAGCGAGGGGAGAAGTATACGCCTCGGAATATGGTGCGCAAATACGGCGGTGCAGCCAGACAGATCAATGAAAATAGGGATTATATACTCGGCTTCCTGTTCGGTCCTGAATACAATGCACTGGATGTCATCCGATACTTCATGGGCATTCAGGCTACGCAGGAACTGCTTTTGAAGGAGGAATCAGGCCAGCACTTACCCGACCTTGTAGAAGAGCTGGAGATTCCGACATACTTTGTCATGGGAAAATATGATTATATGACATCCGTGAATGCGGCAAGGAAGTATTTCGATGAACTAGAGGCTCCAGTCAAAGAGTTCAAGGTGTTTGAACATTCAGCACACTATCCTCAGTTTGAGGAAAAGGAACAGTTCGCTGCGTGGTTGATGGAGTTGTATAAGTCTATTGTGGATTAGTCGGTGTTGGATAAACTTACTTATAATCTACTAAAGTCTGGAGGAGAGATCTCATATGACAAACGACAAAGGAACACGAAGAACATGTGAACATGGACATTCGTATTACAAAAAAAGTAACTGCCCAACTTGTCCGATTTGCGAATCTGAACGTAAGCCGAAAGAAGGATTTCTGGCCTTATTGTCTGCACCTGCCAGACGTGCCTTAGAAAATGAGGGAATTACAACGTTGGCTGAACTTTCGAGATATACCGAGAAAGAAATCCTGAAGCTTCATGGTATAGGCCCATCTGCGTTACCCAAACTTAGACAAGCACTGGAGGAAGAGGGACTGTCCTTTGCGAGATAACCCTCTCCACTCCAATGACCACTAATCCAGACCGTAAACCAATTCCTCGATCGTCAACTGGTACAATAAATTCTCTTCACTAAGGAGCAGTCGCTGCTCGCGAAAATCCTGCCGTGCCTGCTTCAATGGTTTATTGGCTTCGTTAACCAATTCAATCTTTTGCCCCTTCGTCAGTCGTCCTGGTTTATCCATTTTTTTGAGAACAAACGTCCCGTGTTTACCGTATCCGGCATCGAACAAGAAGTGATAACCATCCGTACTGAATCCGGAAGAACCGGATATGTTCGGTTTCACAAACGTGACCTTGGAATCCACGGTCCCCCCTGAGATACAACCCAGTTCGAAATCGGTGTAATAATAAAACCATACTTGATCCTCATTCACGACATTAAGTGCGTAACAGTCGGCGATATCAGCTGCGCGGTTTTCATAGAGTTTGTTACCTTGCTCATCCCAAGCCAGCAGACCGCAGGAACCAATCGGATCGCTCCATCCGTAATTGCCGAATATACCTTCGTCAAAGTAACTGGTCCAGATCGTTCCATTCTCTGTCACCTGAACACTCTGAATCCCGTCTCCTAACAGAAAATCCCGAATTGGCTTTCCATTCATATTACACACTCTGGCATTCAGGTCATACTGACCATTGCCATAATAGGTACAGCGTGCACCGACAAGCAAAAGATGATCATGCAGCGGCTGTACATAATGATAATTGTAAGTTTGTCCCCAGATCACGACCTCTTCTACATGTTTCTCAGATACAATCAGAACTTTGTAGGTGTAGGTTTGATTTAAATGGGTCTGAACGAACATGTCCCGTTCTCTCTCCGGCACTTGATTTATTAACAGAACGTACACCTTCCCATCGGAACCCCACTGCGTGGAAACGATCTTGAAACCACCCATATATGCTGAGAGGTCAGCAAAAGGCATTAGTTTTATGTTTCGTTTGGACATATCCTTGTCCTCCTTCATTCCGTTATGCAGAGTCTGCATCTGCACTTGATGAAGTAAAGTATGACGTACAAATGAAGGGCTGAACATGGCATAAGTATAGCGATGAGGTCTTCTTTTGCCTCTAAATTGTGGATTAATGCATGGTTGATATGCTGTATCAGTTTATTTTCGCTCGTAGTATAATAAGGATTTATATCAAATTTTTATGATATACAAGAATGAGAGTGACAAGACTAGGCGTATAAAGAGAGACGCGAAGTCTACATAGAATTACGAGAAGAAGTATACAAGGGAAGGGGCTAAGTTGAAGGCGTAGAACTTGTAGTGAACTTCAGGGAAGTCCAGAGCTTGGGGCCAACGAGGGAAAGTAATCTGGCGAAATATTTTAACGTGAACAGGTTAAGGAGGGATAGCCTTGAAGATCTTTCTAGTAAGACACGGCGCGGATGACGAAGGGTATCGAGGTGGATGGAGCCAGCGAGGGCTTACGGAACAAGGGATTAGTCAATCAGAACAACTAGGTAATTATCTGCAGCATCATGCCGAGCAGTATGATATCCATACGATTATAAGTAGTGATCTTCCTCGTGCAGTACAGACGGCAAGGGAGGTTGAGCAGAAATTAAATATTCCGAGCAGCTTTGTGAAAGATTGGCGAGAGATGAATAATGGTTATTTGGCGGGCATGCTCCATGAGGAGGCAGAAAAGAATTACCCAGGAGTTTATTTCAATGCTCTTGAGATGGATTCTCCTTTTCCAGGAGGAGAAAGTCCACGGAATTTTTATAACAGAATATGTGCCTCTTTCGATACACTCTGCAGAGACATGGAAGAGCAAAAGATAAAGTCCAACGTTCTGTTGATTACGCACGGCGGAGTGATTAATATCCTCTGTTATTTGCTCGATAAGCGGGAGTGGAGCAATAAATCCAGCTTTCATCCGATCGATCATACCAGTATGCACACGATTGAGAAGAGTGATAACGGTTGGATATTGAGCAGCATGAATGTGGTGAGCCATTTGGTTTGGTTAAGCGGAGGAGAATTCATAGGTGGAGACAAATGATAGTTGAAGTCATAGTAGAAAGGGATCAATTTTGTTGAAAAAAAGAATTGCAAATGTAGTCTTGGTTATTTCTATAGTCGTGTATTTATATTATTTATGTATCATGCTGTTTAATCCGCCCACAGATTTTTCGGATATTGCACAATTGAAAATAAGGTCATCTGTATCAGCAGGAATTATGGCGATTGCTGCATTTATTAGGGTGAATATTAAGAGTAAGAAGTAGCTACTCTCTAGTTAACTAGAAGGTCGATTAAGCTAAAGCCCTAACAGAACGTATTTATAGGTTGGACAAATCTGCCGTCTTAGTTATGACCGTATTCTATTATATGCATTCTAAAAATCTCTGTTTCCAGTACATTACAATTGCGCTACAATGGAATGAATTGGAAGGTAGGAGTGATCAAATGAGTGCTGAATCGAGTGAGTTGTTGCGGAATTTGCATGCATTGTCTGGCCCTTTCCCTCCTTGGGACATCCTTCATTTGCCGGAGCGTCCTGGGGAGTTGTTTCTGGACTGGCTGCAAGTGGCGATTAAGGCCAACGTGAAGGAACCTCATGCCATGACAATTTCAACGGTGGATCAAGATGGTTATCCGGATGCGCGAGTATTGATTTTGAAAAATTGTCATTGATGAGGCGTTTTACTTTGCATCCAGTTCCGAGAGTCGGAAAGGAAGGCAGTTGGAGGATAACCCGCACGTGGCACTGACATTTTATTGGCCTGCGCTCGGGAGACAGGTTCGTATAAGGGGTACAGCCGCGGATATGGGAAATGAAGCAGGAGCAGATGACTTCCGGAAACGCTCGGCTGGAGCCAGAGCGGTTGCCATGACAGGGCGCCAGAGTCAGGAATTGGAGAGTGAGGAAGTATTAGATAGCTCTATTGAAGCTCAAAAGGAACGGATTCAAAGTGACCCGGATGTTGTTTCGTCCCATTGGCGGTTATATGCTGTGAATGCTCGAGAAGTTGAGTTTTGGCAGGGAGATTCGGGGCGTAAGCATACACGAATTCGGTATGAGCTGCAAGACGGGCAGTGGAAGCAGCACAGATTGTGGCCATGATACTTATATTGAAAGAACGTAGATGATAACCGAACTTTAGTATGTTTCTTTAATCCAATATTCTAGGGAGAGACGTGTATGAATACGATTGAAAGCTATTTTGACCCATTTCCCATTTTGGAAACGGAACGAACCTTGCTTCGTCCTCTCACCTACGATGATCTGGACGATATGTACAGCTATTGCTCGGTTCCTGCCGTTGCTGAATTCACCACGTGGGAAGCTCATCAGAGCAAGGAGGATACCAAAGGTTTTATCGATTTTGTCATGAACCGTTATGAGGCGGACAAGCTCGGGCCATGGGGGATTGAGGATAAACAGACCAAAAGGCTGATTGGCAGCTGCAATTATTTAGGCTGTGACAGCAACAGTATGAGAGTAGAATTGGGCTATGTGTTGTCCGACCAGTATTGGAATAAGGGCATCATGACAGAAGTGGTAAGCAAGATCATCCAATTTGGATTCGAGGAAGTAGGATTGGAGCGAATTCAAGCCAGATGTATGGTGGATAATACAGGTTCGGCCAAGGTGATGGAGAAGGTAGGCATGAAATTTGAGGGTATTTTGAGAAATTACATGAAGGTAAAGAATGAGCTTCGGGACTTGAAGATGTACTCTATAATTAGATCTGATTAATAGGAGTGACCTTTAGAGTACTGAGGTTAGGGCGATGTATCTATTTAGTAATATTTTTATTAGCACGGTATGTGATAGTTACAAGATTCTGCAGATAAAAATTTTCCTGAAGGGCGGTATTGTTAAATGGGAAGAAAATATCCAGAACGTGTCACAGCATCTATGTTGAGAGTTAACCATGATAATGAAACATTACTAATAAGACATAATACATCTGTTCACTTTGGTGAATCTACTGACCAATTAGGTATGGTTATAATGACAAACCCAGGAAGTTTTGAACTAAAAACAACGACGCCAGAATGGACTTCTTTTAAAAACGGCACAAGCCTGTCGGATACATTTGAGGTAGATGATTACGCAGACTTGACTATGCGAAACATAATTAAGGCAATCAAATGTAGTTATGAGGACCAATCCATGATCAGTGGTATTTTACGTGTTTACAACCTTTCTAATATTCGACAACCTGTTGGACTAAAAGCAGAAGTATATCATAATCGAGCAAAACAAGTCATATCAAGTGAATTAATGGCATTACTTGAAGACCCAATAACTCATTCTGAAGATTCATTTTTGGCAGAATGCAACAAGTCACGGTTTGTAATAATGGGATTTGTAGATAAAGTATTTGAAGATAAGATGTCCAAAGTCATCAACTGGTCGGAGTCTGTTAAAGATCGTAGAGTATGTGCTGTTGATAAGAAGGGACGCTTTTCACATCCGCGAAGGTGGATAACAGAACCTTTTTTGATGAATGAGGCAATTAAATCTCTGAAATCTGTAACAAGCAAATCTTAGTTGATTCTGACCATATTAATGATAGCAATTAGCGCAGTAGAGTTGCATATTACTTAATTATCACTTAGGTAATAAGGAGGTAACAAGGATGGTCATAATCGGGCTATATAAGGCGGTATCTCAAGCGGAGATCCTGGAACTCTCATTTTATATCATCTAATCCACAGTACATACGAACCTGACCCACTCCCGATGATTTCGGAGAGATGGGTTTTATTTTATTTTTCATCGTACTTGGCGTACATAATGTCATATCCGAACCCTGTATGCTTCCGCTATAATCTCCAGGTTGTAACTACATGGGATGAGGGAACCAGGAGGTATATGGAATTGACTGCAAAAAACAGATATAAATCACTCGAGCTGGAAACACCCGGTGTATACGAGCTGGAGGGGCTGG contains:
- a CDS encoding ABC transporter ATP-binding protein, with the translated sequence MRNRLVLQGITQTFEDGGVKRTILDKLDLEVAEGELVAVMGPSGSGKSTFLSIAGALLEPTEGQVLLDGVSIMGKNRQDISDVRLEQLGFIFQSANLIPYLKVEEQLMVVAKLAGTDKNTAAKRVDELLHTVGLSHRRKAYAEKLSGGERQRVAIARALMNDPAVLLADEPTASLDADRGLDIVGMIAKLVAEQGKSAVMVTHDERVLPLCNRVLFLENGKLVHK
- a CDS encoding NUDIX hydrolase, with product MQSLDIEHFPALSTSIHWGTVTAEFRLNNIVDEALVSNVSIIPFIGKHCVVFQLDNGKWELPGGTLEPGERYSEALKREVMEELGAELRSYRIFGQFYCASDATEPYRPHIPHPHFVRVIGYGDVELVGDPLNPVDGEQVVAVEVVEIAEAIRRFQEQNRHDIAEMYQLAYVLREEDKRKEQR
- a CDS encoding DUF4275 family protein; this translates as MIREQIDKMLDVLPESELNVAYSRIELVYRRYMFEQNLENKGVQVTELCEESEGITQQWDEVFAGNLDDEAKEAIYYSEYKWHMFSYKKQACLTGNSARDAFDAEIKNDLYVMYQHTPFIQVYENAMAVVAADFDSKQDIYIFDQEFTWTYVHTHEDMCGPYFYKISPLK
- a CDS encoding alpha/beta fold hydrolase: MRKKLVKISKRFLIFILLMVIISLIFPTWTPGIRGENSISTMRQVEINGAGHEVMIRGTNRDNPILIFVHGGPGCSEIPYVRKYQEELEQHFTIVHYDQRGSGKSYHFLEDYSELTTDVLVEDLLALTDYVTEELGQDKVSLVGHSFGTYIGTKAAAKAPDKFHAYIGIGQVADHVQSELDSLDYILAQAKQAGHSEDVASLERLRSPIERGEKYTPRNMVRKYGGAARQINENRDYILGFLFGPEYNALDVIRYFMGIQATQELLLKEESGQHLPDLVEELEIPTYFVMGKYDYMTSVNAARKYFDELEAPVKEFKVFEHSAHYPQFEEKEQFAAWLMELYKSIVD
- a CDS encoding RNA polymerase alpha subunit C-terminal domain-containing protein, with the translated sequence MTNDKGTRRTCEHGHSYYKKSNCPTCPICESERKPKEGFLALLSAPARRALENEGITTLAELSRYTEKEILKLHGIGPSALPKLRQALEEEGLSFAR
- a CDS encoding histidine phosphatase family protein, with the protein product MKIFLVRHGADDEGYRGGWSQRGLTEQGISQSEQLGNYLQHHAEQYDIHTIISSDLPRAVQTAREVEQKLNIPSSFVKDWREMNNGYLAGMLHEEAEKNYPGVYFNALEMDSPFPGGESPRNFYNRICASFDTLCRDMEEQKIKSNVLLITHGGVINILCYLLDKREWSNKSSFHPIDHTSMHTIEKSDNGWILSSMNVVSHLVWLSGGEFIGGDK
- a CDS encoding pyridoxamine 5'-phosphate oxidase family protein; translation: MSAESSELLRNLHALSGPFPPWDILHLPERPGELFLDWLQVAIKANVKEPHAMTISTVDQDGYPDARVLILKNCH
- a CDS encoding pyridoxine 5'-phosphate oxidase C-terminal domain-containing protein, with product MEDNPHVALTFYWPALGRQVRIRGTAADMGNEAGADDFRKRSAGARAVAMTGRQSQELESEEVLDSSIEAQKERIQSDPDVVSSHWRLYAVNAREVEFWQGDSGRKHTRIRYELQDGQWKQHRLWP
- a CDS encoding GNAT family N-acetyltransferase, with product MNTIESYFDPFPILETERTLLRPLTYDDLDDMYSYCSVPAVAEFTTWEAHQSKEDTKGFIDFVMNRYEADKLGPWGIEDKQTKRLIGSCNYLGCDSNSMRVELGYVLSDQYWNKGIMTEVVSKIIQFGFEEVGLERIQARCMVDNTGSAKVMEKVGMKFEGILRNYMKVKNELRDLKMYSIIRSD